A single window of Gossypium arboreum isolate Shixiya-1 chromosome 13, ASM2569848v2, whole genome shotgun sequence DNA harbors:
- the LOC108463003 gene encoding uncharacterized protein LOC108463003: MATPPPPLLKIDLWAIRSGYSRIIKAHSRHFLALSLLFLLPFSFFLSIYPFIAIESYLSFLQQDPSIFPTKIFILNLLYTIPISIFSLLATGSITYSIFHGFYGRPIKLLSAIKAAFTSFFPLFSTCLVTQLIVSGISLILGLAFSAVVILGFQVYYPSPYFIFLCLVYVIILLCIVVHLQVNWIFAYVVVVVESSWGFDPLKRSRNLVKGMEGVALKIILLFGFVISINTWRSVMTYGDSAADKWTSWVFVLNIYVTSTFSMMLMFCNLAANTVFYIYATALHGELAEDEEFAVKYLSLAVDDGKVPRVVSMV, from the coding sequence ATGGCAACGCCACCACCACCACTCTTAAAGATCGACCTCTGGGCTATCCGGTCTGGATACAGCCGGATAATCAAAGCCCACTCCCGCCACTTCCTAGCTCTCTCACTCCTCTTCCTCCTCCCTTTCTCTTTCTTCTTATCCATCTACCCCTTCATCGCCATTGAATCCTACCTCAGCTTCCTTCAGCAAGATCCCTCCATCTTCCCCACTAAAATCTTTATCCTAAATCTCCTTTACACCATCCCCATCTCCATCTTCTCCCTCTTGGCCACAGGTTCCATCACTTACAGCATTTTCCACGGCTTTTACGGTCGACCCATCAAGCTTTTATCCGCTATTAAGGCGGCTTTCACTTCCTTCTTCCCTCTCTTCTCGACTTGCCTTGTAACCCAGCTTATCGTTTCTGGGATCAGTTTGATCCTTGGTTTAGCCTTTTCTGCAGTAGTCATTTTAGGCTTCCAAGTTTATTACCCTTCAccttatttcattttcctttgcCTTGTTTACGTGATTATTCTCTTGTGTATTGTGGTTCATTTACAAGTGAATTGGATATTTGCTTACGTAGTCGTCGTCGTTGAATCAAGCTGGGGGTTTGACCCATTAAAGCGAAGTCGAAATTTAGTTAAAGGAATGGAAGGGGTTGCTTTGAAGATTATACTGCTTTTCGGCTTCGTCATTTCGATTAATACCTGGCGCTCAGTTATGACATACGGAGATTCAGCTGCTGATAAATGGACAAGTTGGGTATTTGTTTTGAATATTTACGTCACTTCCACCTTCTCTATGATGTTAATGTTTTGTAATTTAGCTGCAAATACAGTTTTCTATATATATGCCACGGCTCTACATGGAGAGCTTGCTGAAGATGAGGAATTTGCAGTCAAGTATTTAAGTTTGGCTGTGGATGATGGGAAAGTTCCTCGCGTTGTTTCAATGGTTTAA